Genomic DNA from Nitratidesulfovibrio vulgaris str. Hildenborough:
CGCCGGGATGCAAGGGGACAGGCGTGTCAGCCTGCGAGAGAGTCTTCATCGGCGGCGAGGCGTCTCGCCACGGTGGCGGGGTCGTCCCGTTCGAGGACGATGTGGCGGACGGCTTCGCGGGGTTGTTGCGCCTGATGATGGGCATACGCCTTGTCATAGTATCGCAACAGGATGCGCACGGCAGTGGTATGGTCGCCGGCACGCAGGGCGTCGGCGCATCGCCGCCATGCATCGTCGCCAAGGCGCTTGCGGATGCGCTCAAGCCCGTGAAGCATGGCCTCGGTTTCGCCCGTGGCTGCGTATTCGGCCACGAGGCGGGCGACGCGGGCTTCCAGCGGCAACTCGACAGTGACAAGCCTGCCATGTTCGATGTGGGTGAAGAAGGCGTCGCACATGGCTACGGTGCCGATGCGGCTGCTTTCGTCCTCCATCCATATGGGGCGACCATGGTCGAGGCGCGACCATACTTCGTACAGGGCCGCTTCGAATTGTTCGTTGGTGGGTTGCTTGCCAAGGCCGATGCTGCCGAAGGCAGACCCGCGATGGTTCGCAAGCCCTTCGAGGTCGACGACCTGACAGCCGAGGTCGGCCATGGCATGCAGGATGTCGGTCTTGCCCGTGCCGGTCATGCCGCCCAGCACGATGACCCGCGCAGGGCGCGCCAGCTGGGCGCGTACGTGGGCGCGGTAGGCCTTGTAGCCACCTTCGAGCAGGTGCACGGTGTAGCCCGCGCTTTCAAGAAGCCATGCGAGGCTGCCGCTACGCATCCCGCCGCGCCAGCAGTGGACCAGTACCTCGTGGCGGTTCTCGCACAGGTGTTGCGCCCGTGCCAGCATGGCGGAAAGGTGCGGCCCCACCAGTTGCAGGGCGAGATGCACTGCAGCCTCGCGCCCGCTGCGCGCGTAGAGCGTGCCCACGGCCTCGCGCTGCGCGTCATCGAGGACGGGCAGGTTGAGTGCGCCGGGTATGGCGCCCCGCGCGTGTTCAGAGGGGGAGCGGGCATCAAGCACGGGTAGACCCGTGTCGCGCAGGGCAAGGAAGGTGGAGGCGTCTATGATATGCGGCATGTGGTTTCCGGTGGTTGGCGTCGCGCGTGTTGTGCGATGGAATGTGAGGTTTGTCCAGCGTGCGGACGTGTGGGCAGTAGGCAAGGCGCAGGGTGACATGCTACTCGCCTCGACGTGGGCATGTCATGGCGTTCACTGCCGGTGCGTCCGGAAAACGTGACATGTGAACGATGGCAGCGGCTTCGGGGATACGACCAGCGCGGTGCGACCTTGGGATGGGTGCCCGGGGCTGATGTCGCATGGCACGTGTGCCAGTTTGCGGGAATCCGGAGGAATGGATGAAGCTCAAGCTCGAACTGGTGTTCAAGGACAGGGTTGGCATCGTCTCGGATGTCTCGTCACTGCTGGCCGGAGAAGGGTATTCCATCGTCTGCATGGAGGTCGAACGTCGGCATGACCGGTCGCACGTCCATATCGAGGCCGATGGTGCGGGAGAGGGGGCCTTCGCCGCACTGCGGCAGCGGTTCGAGTCCATGCGGGGGCTGCTCGAATGCCGCGAGGTACAGACCTTGCCTGCAGAAGAGCGCGAGAACCGCATCAAGGTGGTGCTGGACACCATCGGGGATGGCGTCATGTCCATCGACGGTGGCGGGCGCATCACCTCCATCAACAAAGTCGCCCGCGAGGCCTACGGTTGCGCCGGAGAGGACGTGACGGAGCGCAGTCTCACCTCGCTGCGCCTGCCCGACCACGGGCTTCTCGACTGCCTGCACGGGCGGGAATTGCACGATGCCCGGCGTGAACTCGCAACCCCGCTCGGAAGGTTGCAGTTCTTCGTCACGCGAACCCCCATACGCGATGGTGTGGGGCGCATCATCGGCGCGGTGGAGATTGCCCGCGACATGCGCGAGATACGTAAACTCGCCCGTACCCTCGTCGATGCCGACCATGTGGGTTTCGACGACATCGTGGGCCACCACCCGGCCATCGAAGCCGCCATCGCCTTCGCACGCCGGGTCGCAGCCACGGATGCCGTCATCGCCATCAGGGGCGAGTCGGGAACCGGCAAGGAGCTTTTCGCCCGTGCCATGCACGCCGAAAGCGGACGCAAGGGACCCTTCGTGCCCATCAACTGCGCGGCACTGCCTGAACAGCTTCTGGAGAGCGAGTTGTTCGGGTACGAGCGCGGGGCCTTCACGGGCGGCAGGCGTGAGGGCAAGCCGGGGCTTTTCGAATCGGCGCGTGGCGGCACTGTCTTCCTCGACGAAATCGGCGACATGCCCCTTGCCTCGCAAGCCAAGATTCTGCGCGTGATGCAGGAACAGAGGGTGCGCCGCATCGGCGGAGAGGCCGAAGTGCCTGTGGATGCGCGCATCATCACGGCGACGAACAGACCCCTTGAGCGCATGGTCGAGGATGGACGTTTCCGGCAAGACCTCTACTATCGCATCAACGTACTGCCCATGCACATACCGCCCCTGCGCGAACGACGCGGGGATATCCCGTTGCTGGCGAATCACTTCCTGCAGCAACTCGCGTCGCGCATCGGCGGGGCTGCCCCGGCGTTCACCGACGGGGCGCTGGCCCGGTTGCGGTCGCATGAATGGCCGGGAAACGTGCGCGAACTCAAGAACGTGGTGGAACGTGCCGCTATCCTTGCCGGTGGTGCCGTGGTGGACGACCAGTTCATCCTGTTCAGTCATGAGTTGGGCAAGGGCGTGTTCAACGCGGCGCGCACAGCCTCTGCTGCGGGGCAGGGCGATACTCTGAAGGAGCAGGTTGCCAATTTTGAAAAGAAAATCGTCGAAGATGTGGTCCGCCGCGCACCTTCCATTCGAAAGGCAGCGAAAATACTAGGAATATCGCACACGGCGCTTCTCGATAAGATGCGGCGTCACGGCGTCATTCTGGAAGAATGACAGACCGCGTGGTTGGTTTACATTCCAATAATAGTATAAATGATTTCATGTTGTTCTTATTGTATCGTCTCGGGTTGGCATGTTTTAGGACCACGGTGTCGTCTTTCTTGATGCACGCGGCGGCAGAGTGCCTTTTGTCGCCGCAACTCTTTGTTTTACCAAACAATCGCTAACATCCTGTTCTGTGTTGCACTTTTTGTAAAATTCAGGCCTCCGTCCCGCGCCGGTCGGCTGGCGGGCATCACGTGCGTAGCGTTGGCAAGGCCTTTGCTATCGTGGTGATGATGGCAGATGGTCTGTCATGGGCAACACTACGAGGCAGGGCACCCGTTCCGCGCAACGGGGCGCCGCAATCGGTCAATGTCACGGAGGCACAGCATGGTCGTCGGTATCCTCAAGGAAATCAAAGCGGAAGAGAATCGTGTCGCCATGACCCCGGCCGGGGTTGAGGTGCTTTGCCACCACGGGCACACCGTACTGGTCGAGGCCGGTGCGGGGGCAGGCAGCGGCTTCATGGACGAGGCCTATGTGGCTGCGGGGGCGACCCTGATTGCCACCCCGGCAGAGATTTATGGGCGTGCCGACATGGTGATGCACGTCAAGGAACCGCAGCCGTCGGAGTATCCGCTCATCCGCAAGGGGCAGGTGGTCTTCACCTACCTGCATCTTGCGGCCGACGAGGAACTCACCCGGGCACTCATGGACACCGGCGCCGTGTGCATCGCGTACGAGACCATCCAGAAGGCCGACGGCACCCTGCCGTTGCTGACTCCCATGAGCGAGGTCGCCGGGCGCATGGCCATCCAGCAGGGGGCCAAGTACCTTGAGATGGCACAAGGCGGGCACGGCGTGCTGTTGGGCGGCGTGCCCGGTGTCGACCCCGGCACGGTGGTCGTCATCGGCGGCGGCGTGGTCGGCACCAATGCCGCCAAGATGGCCTGCGGTCTCGGGGCCAAGGTCTACATTCTCGACATGAATCTCGACAGGTTGCGCTATCTGAGTGACATCATGCCCGCCAACTGCTTCCCGCTCATGTCGTCCCCTTCGTTGTTGCGGAAACTCGTCCGTGAGGCGGATGTGGTGGTGGGTGCCGTGCTCATCACCGGGGCGAAGGCCCCGCGCCTCGTCACCCGCGACATGCTCAAGACCATGAAGCGCGGTGCCGTACTCGTGGACGTGGCCATCGACCAGGGCGGCTGCTTCGAGACGTCGCACCCCACGACGCACGGTTCGCCCATATTCGTCGTGGACGGCGTCGTGCACTACTGCGTGGCGAACATGCCGGGGGCCGTGGCCAAGACCTCCACCCTTGCGCTGACCAACGCCACGCTGCCGTATGCCGTGGCCCTCGCCGACAAGGGGTGGCGGCGCGCCATGTCCGAAAGTCACGAGATGGCACTGGGAGCCAACGTCGTCGACGGCAAGATTACCTACGCGGGCGTGGCCGAAGCGTTCGGGCTGCCTCTCGTGTCTGTGGAGTCGCTGTTCTAGTCTCCATCCACTCTGGGGTGAGGGGGGCGAGGGCCGTGCATGTTGCCGGCTGTGTGCAGGAGGCGCACCGGGGTGATGCCCCTGCGCGCCGAAGGTGACGTCGTTGCGAGGACAGCAGGCACGTGCGGGCGGGGTGTCTGCGGGCTACGGTGTGTCGTGCCGTCCTCATCCCATGATGCCGACGGGGTCGACCGGGCTGCCTTGCCTGTATGATGTCTTTGCCCCGTAGCGATATGTCGCACCCCGTCCCGTCTTTGGCGGGGCGGGGTGTTCCTTGTGCGGGGGCGAACTCTAACGGGCGCTACGTTGTCATTCCGCAGATGAGAGCTTATTCTCTTCAGGAAAAAGCAGCTGAAGAACACGGGCGGTAGCCGTCGCGCAGTGCGCGTCGCAGACGGAGGCGGTCATGGAAGAACGGCGTGAGCATCAGCGTCTGTACCTCAGGCATTACGGTACGGACTACAGCTATCAGGTCATGGTGGGGGGCAGGGAGACGGCCGCCCGCCTGCTGGACATCAGCCTCGGCGGGGCACGCTTCTCCATGAGGGAGCCGTTGCAGTACGCGGAACCGGGAGATGCGGGCAGCGTGGTAGGGCCTTCCCGTGCGCCGGAGTATGCCGGGTACTTCCGTGAGGTGGGCTATACCGTCGCATGGTGTGAGGGCGAACAGTTCGGGGTCGTGTTCGACACCCCTCTGCAGCGTGACTACACCGACCTCTGCTTCGACTTCGCTCCGCGTCTCTGAGTGCTTCCTGCCTCGCTCCTGTTCCGCCTCCAGACCTTCTCTCCTCTCGTGTTCGCCCTGATGGTTCGAATGCGCCCGTGTGCACCCGTGTCATGACGGGGCTGTCTGCGTGGTATCCGTGTCCTGAACGATCGAGGGCCCGTCCCTTCCGCATGGCACCCATGCAAGATGGCGGACTGTTTACGCGTCTTGCGCGCTAACTGCTTGTCCTCACCGGGCCTGACAGGCTATGTGTGGATGTAGAAAGCCTGTCTTGCGTCGTCGCCGGGTGTACGGTGCGCCAACGGGGCGGTCGAAGTCGGGTCCGGATATGTCCGGGGCCGTCTTCGAGACGACCCGACCTTGCCCGGCATGGCCCCGCATACGGGTATGGACCGAGTCTTCCCGGAATGTTGCAGGCCTATGCTGGCAGGCATGACCCAAGGAGCCCTCATGACCAAGGTTTTCCATTCTCCGTTCGTATGGCTGTGTGCGGTGATATGCACGCTTGTTGTGGGAACGTCCTCTGCCCGTGCGGCAGATGACGATGGCGAGGTCGAATGCGTGACGACCGAGTGGAAGCTTCTCGGGTCGAACCACAAGGTGTGCGTGTTCGCCTTTCGCGACCCCGACATCCCCGGCGTTGCCTGTTACATCAGTCAGGCGAAGACCGGTGGCATAGGCGGTTCGCTTGGCCTTGCCGAAGACCCTTCCAACTTCGCCATCTCGTGCAGTCAGGTCGGCCCCATCGATATCCCGGCGAAATTGCCTCGCAAGGCCAACGTCTTCAAGGAGTCCACCTCGGTCTTCTTCAAGGCGACACGTGTCGTCCGCATCTGGGATTCGGCACGCAACACGCTGGTCTATCTTGCCGTGAGCAAGCGTCTCATCGAGGGGTCTCCGTACAACGCCGTCTCAACCGTACCCGTGCGTCGCTGATGTGTGAGGTGCGATGCAGCAAGGCGGGTATCGTTCTTTTCGTGGCAACTGTGCAGCAATGGAGGTCGTAATGCGGAGAGGTCGGTTGCGGGCGGTAGCCCCCGGTTTTGCCATCCTCATGATGCTGGCATGGGCTGCCAGTGCCGTGGCAGGGAAGATAGGTGCCTATTCGGCTGACATGGTTAGCCTTGACGCTGCGGGCAAGGTCGAAGCGTCGACCCGGATATACGTCGACGCGGGGCGGATGCGTCTTGAACTGCCGCCGCAGGAGGGAATGCAGGGCATGACCATCATCGTGCGGCCGGACCTCAAACTGCAGTGGATGGTCGATGTGGAAAGCCGCACCTGCCTTGAACACTCCCTCGACGACGCCCAACTGCGTGCCATCGCCCCCGCCATGGCGGCGGCGACCCCCGACAGCCGCGAGGAACGTCTCGGTACGGAGACCGTTCAGGGGTACAAGGCCGAAAAGAAGCGGGTGACCACGACGCAGAAGGTGATGGGGCAGGTGGTGCGCAACGTCAGCCTCGTGTGGCAGGCGGAAGAGTTCGATATCCCGTTGCGCGAGCGCGACGAGGAGGGCTTCACGGAAGAGCTTCGCAACATCAAGGTCGGGGCGCAGCCTGCATCGTTGTTCGAGGTGCCTTCGGGCTACCGGGTGGTCAAGGGCAAGGTCGGGCAGATGCCGCCCGGCATGATGCCGCAAGGCATGTCGCCGGAAGGGATGTCTCCGGGAGCCATGCAACTGCCGGAAGGGATGACACTGCCTGAGGGCATGATGCCGCCGGGGATGCGGCCCGGGATGCCTTCTGGCGGAAAGACCCAGTAGGGCGGGTTCGGCAAGAGGCGAACCTGCGCGGTCGACCGATTGTACGCCCCCCGGAAGGGGGGCTTTTCGTCTGTCGGGAGAGTGGCTGCGCCCTGGACGGTGTGTCGCGCCTGTCGCCCGCGATGCATGAACCTGATGCGGGAAGGACGCGTCCTGTGCCCTCCCGCCTGAAGGGAGGGAAGGCTGAATGCGGCGGTGGCCGCGTGTTGGCGGCGGCGTAGATGACGGGCGGCTGCCCGGACACGCTGTCATGTCCGGGTATGGCGGCCTGTGCACCACCGCAGCCGTGCGGCCTGAAACGAAGCTAGCGCGATTCCATGATGAACATGCGCGGTTTTTTCGTTTCGGGGTCGCGCACCGTCAGTTCGATGGTGCGCACATTGCGTCGCACTTCGAGCACCGTTGCCTGAAAGGTGTTGTCGGCGTCGTAGTCGTAAATCTCTACGGCGTCCCCGACGACGGGCATCCTGTCCGTGTTCACCTCCACAAGGCCGGTGGTCTCGGCATCGAAACCGTCCCACGCCATGGCGGCAACGGGCAGGCTCAGCATCAGGGCGCAGAAGAGGGCGATGATGGTATGTTTCATGGGCCTCTCGTAGCAGAGGCCCTTTTCGGTTGCAACCGTGAGCAGGGGCGGGGCTTTCGGGGGGCGTCACCCTTGCCTGCGCCAGCTGCGCGCGTTGCCCTTCGGCGTCCAGCGTGCCGGGGTGCCCGTTGATGTGCCGTGCAGTGGCTGTTCTCGGGGGGGCTGGTCGTCCGCAGGTCAATGTCCCCGGTCGGTGGTGCAGCGGCGAACAGCCCTGTTCTTGCCCGGTCATTGGAAAAGATGCAGCAGGTGACCGTAGCCTTGCTGTTCGAGGTCCTCCACCGGGACGAAACGCAATGCCGCCGAGTTGATGCAGTAGCGCAACCCCGTAGGCTGGGGCCCGTCCGGGAAGACATGCCCCAGATGGCTGTCACCATTCCTGCTGCGTACCTCCGTGCGCGTGGTGAAGAGCTTGCGGTCGACACGTTCGACGATGCCCTGCGGGTCTACGGGTCTGGTGAAACTTGGCCAACCAGTGCCTGAATCGTACTTGTCACGCGAACTGAAGAGCGGTTCACCGGACACGATGTCGACATACAGCCCCTCGCGCTTCTCATCCCAGTACTCGTTCCGGAAGGGCGGTTCGGTACCTTCCTCCTGCGTGACATCGTATTGCAACGGCGTGAGCCGTTTTTTGAGTTCTTCTCTGCTGGGCTTCATGGGGGACGCCTCCTGCGTGTGACTTGTGGTTACGGCAGGGCCGTGCCCGACCGGGAACATGGAAACGGCCAGTGCCACGAATCCGGCGACCAGACCGTAAAGCCATAGCCTTGTCATGCGTCGTGGTGCCATGTCCGTCTCCTTTCCTGTTATGGTGCCGTGGTGCCTCTTCGGAGGTAACCCCGGAATGCCGACAGTCAATGCCCCCTTGCGTGAGGCGAAGAACGTGTTCATGGTATCGGGAACGGCTATTCTGCCGTAATCTTGTGCAAGACCGAGAGCAGGTGGCCCCGCATTGAGGGTGGCGCCGTGCGCGGTTAGGGTCGCAACAGGCGTGGTCATTTCGCCGAATCTCAAGGAGACCGCATGTCATATGATGTCGATGATGCGCTGAAGCGTCTTGAGCGCAAGCTCAAGGCCCTGCGCGCCAAGAACTACATTCCCGATTCGCTGCTGGAGATCGTGGCACGCACCGCAGCCATGCAGGCCGATGCGAGGGCCCGTGTCAGTGTGGCCCTGCCTGAAGGGCTGGCCACTCCCGATGCCCATGTCCAGGGTGCCCCCTTGCTTGCGCGTGATGCCTTTCCCTACGACAGGGCCGTGACCGCGCAACTCTTCGGGCGTCTTCTCGCCATGCTGCATGCCGCGGGCGGAAGTCTCGGCATGTCGGCAGACGCATTCAAGGCAAGGCTTGAGGCTGGCGAAGTGACGCTCGAGGCCCTGTGTGACGCCATGTTGCGTGATGACGAGGCGTTCTTCGAGGCATGGGCAGGGAAGATGCCCGAGGCACCCAGCCTCGTGCGATTTCTCGCGCTCGGCAGCCTCGTGCCGTCGCTTGAGGCTGTCGCCTCGCTGCTGGCACTGAACCATGACCCCGAAAGCGTATGGCAGCATGGGCACTGTCCGCTGTGCGGCAGCGCGCCTCTCATCTCCCGCATCGCGGGCAAGGAGGGAGCACGGTACAGCACCTGCTCGTTCTGTCGCCACGAATACCGTACTGCGCGACTCCAGTGTCCCTTCTGCCTCGAAACCGCGGCGGAGAAGCTCGAGTATTTCACAGCCGACGGTGAACCGGGCTATCAGGTGCATGTGTGCCGTTCTTGCGACAGCTACATCAAGCTGGCCGACTTCAGGGAATACGACCGCGAGTCCATCCCGGTGCTGGACGACCTTGAATCGCTGGCGCTGGACATCCTCGCACGACAGCAGGGGTTT
This window encodes:
- the mnmH gene encoding tRNA 2-selenouridine(34) synthase MnmH, translating into MPHIIDASTFLALRDTGLPVLDARSPSEHARGAIPGALNLPVLDDAQREAVGTLYARSGREAAVHLALQLVGPHLSAMLARAQHLCENRHEVLVHCWRGGMRSGSLAWLLESAGYTVHLLEGGYKAYRAHVRAQLARPARVIVLGGMTGTGKTDILHAMADLGCQVVDLEGLANHRGSAFGSIGLGKQPTNEQFEAALYEVWSRLDHGRPIWMEDESSRIGTVAMCDAFFTHIEHGRLVTVELPLEARVARLVAEYAATGETEAMLHGLERIRKRLGDDAWRRCADALRAGDHTTAVRILLRYYDKAYAHHQAQQPREAVRHIVLERDDPATVARRLAADEDSLAG
- a CDS encoding sigma 54-interacting transcriptional regulator, translating into MKLKLELVFKDRVGIVSDVSSLLAGEGYSIVCMEVERRHDRSHVHIEADGAGEGAFAALRQRFESMRGLLECREVQTLPAEERENRIKVVLDTIGDGVMSIDGGGRITSINKVAREAYGCAGEDVTERSLTSLRLPDHGLLDCLHGRELHDARRELATPLGRLQFFVTRTPIRDGVGRIIGAVEIARDMREIRKLARTLVDADHVGFDDIVGHHPAIEAAIAFARRVAATDAVIAIRGESGTGKELFARAMHAESGRKGPFVPINCAALPEQLLESELFGYERGAFTGGRREGKPGLFESARGGTVFLDEIGDMPLASQAKILRVMQEQRVRRIGGEAEVPVDARIITATNRPLERMVEDGRFRQDLYYRINVLPMHIPPLRERRGDIPLLANHFLQQLASRIGGAAPAFTDGALARLRSHEWPGNVRELKNVVERAAILAGGAVVDDQFILFSHELGKGVFNAARTASAAGQGDTLKEQVANFEKKIVEDVVRRAPSIRKAAKILGISHTALLDKMRRHGVILEE
- the ald gene encoding alanine dehydrogenase, with protein sequence MVVGILKEIKAEENRVAMTPAGVEVLCHHGHTVLVEAGAGAGSGFMDEAYVAAGATLIATPAEIYGRADMVMHVKEPQPSEYPLIRKGQVVFTYLHLAADEELTRALMDTGAVCIAYETIQKADGTLPLLTPMSEVAGRMAIQQGAKYLEMAQGGHGVLLGGVPGVDPGTVVVIGGGVVGTNAAKMACGLGAKVYILDMNLDRLRYLSDIMPANCFPLMSSPSLLRKLVREADVVVGAVLITGAKAPRLVTRDMLKTMKRGAVLVDVAIDQGGCFETSHPTTHGSPIFVVDGVVHYCVANMPGAVAKTSTLALTNATLPYAVALADKGWRRAMSESHEMALGANVVDGKITYAGVAEAFGLPLVSVESLF
- a CDS encoding PilZ domain-containing protein — translated: MEERREHQRLYLRHYGTDYSYQVMVGGRETAARLLDISLGGARFSMREPLQYAEPGDAGSVVGPSRAPEYAGYFREVGYTVAWCEGEQFGVVFDTPLQRDYTDLCFDFAPRL
- a CDS encoding CreA family protein produces the protein MTKVFHSPFVWLCAVICTLVVGTSSARAADDDGEVECVTTEWKLLGSNHKVCVFAFRDPDIPGVACYISQAKTGGIGGSLGLAEDPSNFAISCSQVGPIDIPAKLPRKANVFKESTSVFFKATRVVRIWDSARNTLVYLAVSKRLIEGSPYNAVSTVPVRR
- a CDS encoding DUF4412 domain-containing protein; the protein is MRRGRLRAVAPGFAILMMLAWAASAVAGKIGAYSADMVSLDAAGKVEASTRIYVDAGRMRLELPPQEGMQGMTIIVRPDLKLQWMVDVESRTCLEHSLDDAQLRAIAPAMAAATPDSREERLGTETVQGYKAEKKRVTTTQKVMGQVVRNVSLVWQAEEFDIPLRERDEEGFTEELRNIKVGAQPASLFEVPSGYRVVKGKVGQMPPGMMPQGMSPEGMSPGAMQLPEGMTLPEGMMPPGMRPGMPSGGKTQ
- a CDS encoding DUF5334 domain-containing protein, whose product is MKHTIIALFCALMLSLPVAAMAWDGFDAETTGLVEVNTDRMPVVGDAVEIYDYDADNTFQATVLEVRRNVRTIELTVRDPETKKPRMFIMESR
- the msrB gene encoding peptide-methionine (R)-S-oxide reductase MsrB, which encodes MAPRRMTRLWLYGLVAGFVALAVSMFPVGHGPAVTTSHTQEASPMKPSREELKKRLTPLQYDVTQEEGTEPPFRNEYWDEKREGLYVDIVSGEPLFSSRDKYDSGTGWPSFTRPVDPQGIVERVDRKLFTTRTEVRSRNGDSHLGHVFPDGPQPTGLRYCINSAALRFVPVEDLEQQGYGHLLHLFQ
- a CDS encoding formate dehydrogenase accessory protein FdhE gives rise to the protein MSYDVDDALKRLERKLKALRAKNYIPDSLLEIVARTAAMQADARARVSVALPEGLATPDAHVQGAPLLARDAFPYDRAVTAQLFGRLLAMLHAAGGSLGMSADAFKARLEAGEVTLEALCDAMLRDDEAFFEAWAGKMPEAPSLVRFLALGSLVPSLEAVASLLALNHDPESVWQHGHCPLCGSAPLISRIAGKEGARYSTCSFCRHEYRTARLQCPFCLETAAEKLEYFTADGEPGYQVHVCRSCDSYIKLADFREYDRESIPVLDDLESLALDILARQQGFSRPTASAWGF